A DNA window from Nitratidesulfovibrio sp. contains the following coding sequences:
- a CDS encoding TonB family protein codes for MRLADILFSCGVHAAVLAVALALPSQDAGPPPLVYEVSLAEFAPPAQPEPAPVPSRQPEPAVPEPPAPAPKPAPAPKPLPRTTPTPAVRSISPRKQEQAAVPPQQPERVAPTVAEPAPVRDSAGVASPASPSDSGTRARRSVQVGDMQAYEADAVDERPSVVRGVRPEYPDKARRRNIEGRVLVRVLIDTQGQPRDCAVQSAEPAGMFEDAAVSAACRHRFLPGRIDGRSVMTVVILPFSFVLR; via the coding sequence ATGCGTCTTGCCGACATCCTGTTTTCCTGCGGGGTGCATGCGGCGGTGCTGGCCGTGGCGCTTGCCCTGCCGTCGCAAGATGCGGGGCCGCCGCCCCTGGTCTACGAGGTGAGCCTGGCGGAGTTCGCCCCGCCCGCGCAACCGGAACCCGCCCCCGTACCGTCCCGACAGCCCGAACCGGCGGTGCCGGAGCCACCCGCGCCCGCGCCCAAACCCGCGCCCGCCCCGAAACCCCTGCCAAGGACCACGCCCACGCCTGCGGTGCGGTCCATCAGCCCCCGCAAGCAGGAACAGGCCGCCGTGCCGCCGCAACAACCCGAGCGGGTGGCCCCCACCGTGGCGGAGCCTGCCCCCGTGCGGGACTCGGCCGGTGTGGCCTCTCCCGCATCGCCGTCGGATTCCGGCACCCGCGCCCGCCGGTCCGTGCAGGTGGGGGACATGCAGGCCTACGAGGCGGACGCGGTGGACGAACGGCCCTCCGTGGTCCGGGGCGTGCGCCCCGAATATCCGGACAAGGCGCGGCGACGGAACATCGAGGGCAGGGTGCTGGTGCGGGTGCTCATCGACACGCAGGGCCAGCCGCGCGATTGCGCCGTGCAGAGCGCCGAGCCCGCTGGGATGTTCGAGGATGCGGCCGTGTCCGCCGCCTGCCGCCATCGGTTCCTGCCGGGCCGCATCGATGGCCGCAGCGTGATGACGGTGGTCATCCTGCCGTTTTCGTTCGTGCTCAGGTAG
- a CDS encoding FeoA family protein: MTLCDVDPGARCVISRMTATGSLGQRLADLGFCPGVEVRMLRHAPLHDPVEIELDGCCISIRRTEARQIGVCPA, from the coding sequence ATGACCCTTTGCGATGTCGATCCCGGAGCGCGGTGCGTCATCAGCCGCATGACCGCCACGGGCTCCCTGGGGCAGCGGCTGGCCGACCTCGGTTTCTGTCCGGGTGTCGAGGTCAGGATGCTGCGCCATGCGCCGCTGCATGATCCGGTGGAGATCGAGCTTGACGGCTGCTGCATCAGCATCCGCCGCACCGAGGCGCGCCAGATAGGGGTTTGCCCGGCATGA
- a CDS encoding FeoB small GTPase domain-containing protein, whose translation MTRTRALVALAGQPNCGKSTIFNMLTGARQHVANYPGVTVEKKSGSLRTPTLHVHLVDLPGTYGLTSYSLEERVARDFLLHARPGAIIDVADASNLKRSLYLTLQLMEMGRPLLLVVNMMDVAARRGIRLDLPALAARLGVPVLPAVGKKGRGAEDIRDGLERLAGKKGQGAEEPIRVPYGALEQYIGELAERLARVPALAAHCPPRWLAVKLLEEDAEAQRDTLAME comes from the coding sequence ATGACCCGTACGCGAGCGCTGGTGGCCCTGGCCGGGCAGCCCAACTGCGGCAAGTCCACCATTTTCAACATGCTCACAGGGGCCAGACAGCATGTGGCCAACTATCCCGGCGTCACGGTGGAGAAGAAGAGCGGAAGCCTGCGCACCCCCACGTTGCACGTGCACCTGGTGGACCTGCCCGGTACCTACGGCCTGACGTCCTATTCCCTCGAAGAACGCGTGGCGCGGGATTTTCTGCTGCACGCAAGGCCTGGTGCCATCATCGACGTGGCCGACGCCTCGAACCTCAAGCGCAGCCTGTATCTGACGCTCCAGTTGATGGAAATGGGCAGGCCCCTGCTGCTGGTGGTGAACATGATGGATGTGGCCGCGCGCCGGGGCATCCGTCTGGACCTGCCCGCCCTTGCCGCGCGGCTGGGGGTGCCGGTGCTGCCCGCCGTGGGCAAGAAGGGGCGCGGGGCGGAAGACATCAGGGACGGACTGGAGCGCCTTGCCGGAAAAAAAGGGCAGGGGGCGGAGGAGCCGATCCGGGTACCTTACGGGGCGCTGGAACAGTACATCGGCGAACTGGCGGAACGGCTTGCTCGCGTGCCCGCTCTGGCCGCGCACTGCCCGCCGCGCTGGCTGGCCGTCAAGCTGCTGGAGGAGGACGCGGAGGCCCAACGCGACACGCTGGCCATGGAGTAG
- the dksA gene encoding RNA polymerase-binding protein DksA, translated as MDQKDIEYFRVLLTQMLEEATQKGDLTLEDMTDNNEVFADPADRATMESDRAFTLRIRDRERRLIKKIQAALGRIEDGSFGICDDCGEEIGVPRLKARPVTKLCINCKSKQEDDERVRGD; from the coding sequence ATGGATCAAAAGGATATTGAATACTTCCGCGTATTGCTGACCCAGATGCTGGAAGAAGCCACGCAAAAGGGCGACCTCACGCTGGAAGACATGACGGATAACAACGAGGTCTTCGCCGACCCGGCAGACCGCGCCACCATGGAATCGGACCGCGCCTTCACGCTGCGCATCCGCGACCGTGAGCGGCGGCTGATCAAGAAAATTCAGGCGGCACTGGGCCGCATAGAGGACGGTTCGTTCGGCATCTGCGATGATTGCGGCGAGGAGATCGGCGTACCGCGCCTGAAGGCGCGCCCCGTGACCAAGCTGTGCATCAACTGCAAGAGCAAGCAGGAAGACGACGAGCGCGTCCGAGGCGATTAG
- a CDS encoding NFACT RNA binding domain-containing protein, whose protein sequence is MDAHLFRRVCRALLPLLAGCRIEKIHAPAPDIHSLTIFAAGRKQVLVLRHGRRAPLLYLAAHKPPNPARPDAQVMLLRKHLAGRRVVWAGCDWSRRRLALRMAPQAGQPNGLADGQGMLVLLDLREGMHLVDALPPDFGVEPVWPQLPPPSQPDALRAALRALCDGAATGSDPVLTPALRRTLTALVGSGPPEAPLPSPCPLPSPCLLSGPSPDATPGSHPALSEGALPGSSSNVPEDGVLDACALLVDLDTGEGDVFLYRRSRKAGAEPGGASGPCDVGLSGRSGESGESGESGAPDGTGEPDELSAWPLPASLRGNRTEESCESALDAAAILGEAAAFTGLADAARTEAAAPFKAEAKRLRRLLTKLDDEERRLRGLLDQRADGVALQAVLYRYAPDARLSEVVVSDGAEPDIMPQDVGNGHASSPADVSAPVCAHTVRTIRLDPLLTVRENMAAMFHRSDRGARGLAILARRRADVARDLAAAEQGAAMPPGGGLPPVQARFTPASGLRDKADKADKAGRAGRAGKGGSSSRRQPRDAGTGSDVQRFRSSDGFLLLRGRCAEGNAELLRIASPFDWWLHAEDGPSAHLIIRRDHPAHQVPERTLAEAAALVAVKSWQRNAARARIMVALVRDVRAVKGAAPGAVRVDAVARSLSVAPDAALEGALRLEHAGDDAVPRPAGTSPSGTSGKGRGGRR, encoded by the coding sequence ATGGACGCCCATCTGTTCCGCCGCGTCTGCCGGGCGCTGCTTCCGCTGCTGGCCGGGTGCCGCATCGAAAAGATCCACGCACCCGCGCCGGACATCCACTCCCTCACCATCTTCGCCGCCGGGCGCAAGCAGGTGCTGGTGTTGCGCCACGGGCGCCGCGCACCGCTGTTGTATCTGGCCGCGCACAAGCCGCCCAATCCCGCCCGGCCCGATGCCCAAGTCATGCTGCTGCGCAAACATCTGGCCGGACGCCGCGTGGTCTGGGCCGGGTGCGACTGGTCACGCCGCAGGCTGGCCCTGCGCATGGCACCGCAAGCCGGACAGCCGAACGGGCTGGCGGACGGGCAGGGCATGCTGGTGCTGCTGGACCTGCGCGAGGGCATGCATCTTGTTGATGCGCTGCCCCCCGACTTCGGCGTGGAACCCGTCTGGCCGCAACTGCCGCCCCCTTCGCAACCGGACGCGTTGAGGGCCGCCCTGCGCGCGTTGTGCGATGGTGCAGCCACAGGGTCCGACCCGGTGCTTACCCCGGCGCTACGGCGCACCCTGACCGCTCTGGTGGGCAGCGGGCCGCCCGAAGCCCCCCTGCCGTCGCCATGCCCCCTGCCGTCGCCATGCCTCTTGTCCGGCCCTTCACCCGATGCCACACCCGGCAGCCACCCCGCCCTATCCGAGGGCGCTCTCCCCGGTTCTTCCAGCAACGTCCCGGAGGACGGCGTGCTCGACGCCTGTGCCCTGCTGGTGGACCTGGATACCGGCGAGGGCGACGTGTTCCTGTACCGCAGGAGCAGGAAGGCTGGGGCAGAGCCCGGTGGGGCAAGTGGCCCGTGTGACGTTGGTCTATCAGGCCGATCGGGGGAATCAGGCGAATCGGGCGAATCGGGCGCCCCGGACGGGACCGGCGAACCCGACGAGCTTTCCGCGTGGCCCCTGCCTGCGTCCCTGCGCGGCAACCGCACGGAAGAATCCTGCGAATCCGCACTGGATGCCGCCGCCATCCTGGGCGAGGCCGCCGCGTTCACCGGCCTTGCCGACGCCGCGCGCACGGAGGCCGCCGCCCCGTTCAAGGCCGAGGCAAAGCGCCTGCGTCGGCTGCTGACCAAGCTGGACGACGAGGAACGCCGCCTGCGCGGCCTGCTGGACCAGCGCGCCGATGGTGTAGCCCTGCAAGCGGTGCTCTACCGATACGCGCCGGATGCCCGCCTGTCGGAGGTGGTGGTATCCGACGGGGCAGAGCCTGACATCATGCCGCAGGACGTCGGGAACGGTCACGCATCGTCTCCGGCGGACGTGTCCGCCCCGGTTTGCGCCCACACCGTTCGCACCATCCGCCTCGACCCGTTGCTGACCGTGCGCGAGAACATGGCCGCCATGTTCCACCGGTCCGACCGGGGGGCGCGCGGGCTTGCCATTCTTGCCCGGCGCCGGGCAGACGTTGCCCGCGACCTGGCCGCCGCCGAGCAGGGCGCGGCCATGCCCCCCGGCGGCGGGTTGCCCCCGGTGCAGGCCCGGTTCACGCCCGCGTCCGGCCTTCGGGACAAGGCGGACAAGGCGGACAAGGCGGGCAGGGCGGGCAGGGCGGGCAAGGGCGGTTCCAGTTCCCGCAGGCAGCCTCGCGACGCCGGAACCGGCAGCGACGTGCAGCGCTTTCGCAGTTCCGACGGCTTTCTGCTGTTGCGGGGCCGCTGCGCGGAAGGCAATGCCGAACTGCTGCGCATCGCCTCGCCCTTCGACTGGTGGCTGCATGCCGAGGATGGCCCCAGCGCGCACCTGATCATCCGGCGCGACCACCCGGCGCATCAGGTGCCGGAACGCACCCTGGCCGAGGCCGCCGCGCTGGTGGCGGTGAAAAGCTGGCAGCGCAACGCCGCCCGCGCCCGGATCATGGTGGCCTTGGTGCGTGACGTGCGTGCCGTCAAGGGCGCCGCCCCCGGTGCCGTGCGGGTCGATGCGGTGGCCCGGTCTCTTTCCGTGGCGCCCGACGCCGCGCTGGAAGGTGCACTGCGTCTGGAGCACGCCGGAGACGACGCCGTCCCGCGCCCCGCCGGAACGTCACCGTCCGGCACTTCGGGCAAGGGGCGCGGCGGGCGGCGCTGA
- a CDS encoding HDOD domain-containing protein, translated as MPCGFPAQAASPSVVPSASPSAQEGPACGPVLLVARQPIFDASGEVWGYELLFRHPGSPECCSGDVDASVATASVIADGFAMARPALGQGQRLLVNFAEDMLLAGTPRILPPDVCGVEVLETVPATEAVLRVLSDLKSEGYLIVVDDYAGQPGMDALLDMADIVKIDVLGRPLPDLARDVAGLRPRQCQLLAEKVEDLATHRQCEALGFSLFQGFFFSRPELVHGRRLDSSQAAKMRLLATLAREDVNIKAATEVVRSDAALSYKLLRYINSVHFGLPVKITSIQHGISLLGTRNLVQWLCVTVLSEFDTGPIARELIAVSALRAKFLELCASRALLRAGQVRAGQVRAGQMGSGQMEAGQMQPEVAPLSVPRPVPQSGALFMLGLFSLLEPLLCLPLAELLRSLPLMDELAEALAEHTGPYAPWLELMEHYERGRWDEVLARGAAMGLTQVDLAMAYAGALEWSAFFHDSRE; from the coding sequence GTGCCGTGCGGTTTCCCCGCGCAGGCCGCCTCGCCGTCCGTCGTGCCGTCTGCCTCGCCGTCCGCTCAGGAAGGTCCGGCCTGCGGCCCGGTGCTGTTGGTGGCCCGGCAGCCGATCTTCGACGCCTCGGGAGAGGTGTGGGGCTATGAACTACTGTTCCGCCATCCCGGTTCGCCGGAATGTTGCAGCGGCGACGTGGACGCCAGCGTGGCCACCGCCTCGGTCATCGCCGACGGCTTTGCCATGGCCCGTCCGGCCCTTGGGCAGGGCCAGCGCCTGCTGGTGAATTTTGCGGAGGACATGCTGCTGGCGGGCACGCCGCGCATCCTGCCCCCCGACGTGTGCGGAGTGGAGGTGCTGGAAACGGTGCCCGCCACCGAGGCCGTGCTGCGGGTGCTTTCCGACCTCAAGTCCGAGGGCTACCTGATCGTGGTGGACGACTACGCGGGACAGCCCGGCATGGACGCGCTGCTGGACATGGCGGACATCGTCAAGATCGACGTGCTGGGTCGCCCGCTGCCGGACCTGGCCCGCGACGTGGCCGGGCTGCGCCCCCGCCAGTGTCAGCTGCTGGCCGAAAAGGTGGAAGACCTCGCCACCCACAGGCAGTGCGAGGCCCTGGGCTTTTCGCTGTTCCAGGGGTTTTTCTTCAGCAGGCCGGAACTGGTGCACGGCAGGCGGCTGGACAGTTCGCAGGCGGCCAAGATGCGCCTTTTGGCCACCCTGGCCCGCGAGGACGTGAACATCAAGGCCGCCACCGAGGTGGTACGGTCCGACGCGGCCCTTTCGTACAAGCTGCTGCGGTACATCAATTCCGTGCACTTCGGGTTGCCGGTGAAGATTACCTCCATCCAGCACGGCATATCGTTGCTGGGCACGCGCAATCTGGTGCAGTGGCTGTGCGTCACCGTGCTTTCCGAATTCGACACCGGCCCCATCGCGCGCGAGCTCATCGCCGTTTCCGCCCTGCGCGCCAAGTTCCTGGAGTTGTGCGCATCCCGCGCCCTGTTGCGGGCCGGACAAGTGCGGGCCGGACAAGTGCGGGCCGGACAAATGGGGTCCGGACAAATGGAGGCCGGGCAGATGCAGCCCGAGGTCGCACCCCTCTCCGTGCCCCGTCCCGTTCCGCAATCGGGGGCGCTGTTCATGCTCGGGCTGTTCTCGCTGCTGGAACCCCTGCTGTGCCTGCCGCTGGCCGAACTGCTGCGGTCACTGCCGTTGATGGATGAACTGGCCGAGGCCCTTGCCGAGCACACCGGCCCTTACGCGCCATGGCTGGAACTGATGGAACATTACGAACGGGGCCGCTGGGACGAGGTGCTGGCCCGCGGCGCGGCCATGGGCCTCACCCAGGTGGATCTGGCCATGGCCTATGCGGGCGCGCTGGAATGGAGCGCCTTCTTTCACGACAGCCGGGAGTAG
- a CDS encoding L-serine ammonia-lyase, whose product MQPLVATIETSLFDMFEAGPGPSSSHTIGPMKAGHDFRSLCTALPPEVLARAADIRVRLYGSLSATGVGHGTTGAVLAGLLGHRPATCPPGLQESLPALPEAERILRMGPATLVLADGTVQRDAVQHAYPFSNTLVMELLDAHGVVLCEREYYSVGGGFIQWKGWQPEERGRPVHPYRSMAQLRARLEETGLTIHELILENEMAVTGMGRAAILDRLAAIIELMEASVRRGIEDGGPLPGTLGVHRKARVLLLRAQRLPNEVDVFLGRLNAYAFAAAEENAAGGVIVTAPTCGAAGVMPALLYAMRHDLAIGDRAVREGVLASAAVGFLAKHNAGIAGAEMGCQGEVGVASAMAAAMLAHARGNPVHVVENAAEIALEHHLGLTCDPVGGYVQIPCIERNAVGAVKAYNACLLATCEDPRHHRVTLDSVIAAMAEIGRDMNAKFKETSSGGLAVSVVEC is encoded by the coding sequence ATGCAGCCTCTGGTCGCCACCATAGAAACGTCGCTGTTCGACATGTTCGAGGCCGGTCCCGGCCCGTCCAGTTCCCATACCATCGGCCCCATGAAGGCCGGGCACGACTTCCGCTCCCTGTGCACGGCACTGCCGCCCGAGGTGCTGGCCCGCGCGGCGGACATCCGGGTGCGCCTGTACGGCTCGCTGAGCGCCACCGGCGTGGGCCACGGCACCACCGGCGCGGTGCTGGCCGGGCTGCTGGGCCACCGGCCCGCCACCTGCCCGCCGGGGCTGCAGGAATCGCTGCCCGCGCTGCCCGAGGCGGAACGCATCCTGCGCATGGGACCGGCAACCCTGGTGCTTGCCGATGGCACGGTGCAGCGCGATGCGGTGCAGCACGCCTATCCCTTCAGCAACACGCTGGTCATGGAACTGCTGGACGCGCACGGCGTGGTGCTGTGCGAGCGCGAGTACTATTCCGTGGGCGGCGGGTTCATCCAGTGGAAGGGCTGGCAGCCCGAAGAGCGCGGCAGGCCCGTGCACCCCTACCGCAGCATGGCGCAACTGCGCGCGCGGCTGGAAGAGACCGGGCTGACCATCCACGAACTGATCCTGGAGAACGAAATGGCGGTTACCGGCATGGGTCGCGCCGCCATCCTGGACCGGCTGGCCGCCATCATCGAGCTGATGGAAGCCAGCGTGCGGCGCGGCATTGAGGACGGCGGGCCGCTGCCCGGCACCCTGGGGGTGCACCGCAAGGCCCGCGTACTGCTGCTGCGCGCCCAGCGCCTGCCCAACGAGGTGGATGTCTTTCTGGGGCGGCTGAACGCCTATGCCTTTGCCGCCGCAGAAGAAAACGCGGCGGGCGGGGTCATCGTCACCGCGCCCACCTGCGGTGCCGCCGGGGTAATGCCCGCGCTGCTCTACGCCATGCGCCACGACCTTGCCATCGGCGACCGGGCCGTGCGCGAAGGGGTGCTGGCATCGGCGGCGGTGGGCTTTCTGGCCAAGCACAACGCGGGCATCGCCGGGGCCGAGATGGGCTGTCAGGGCGAGGTGGGCGTGGCGTCCGCCATGGCTGCCGCCATGCTGGCCCACGCGCGCGGCAACCCGGTGCACGTGGTGGAGAACGCGGCGGAAATCGCCCTGGAACATCATTTGGGCCTGACCTGCGACCCGGTGGGCGGCTACGTGCAGATTCCGTGCATCGAACGCAACGCCGTGGGCGCGGTGAAGGCCTACAACGCCTGCCTGCTGGCCACCTGCGAAGACCCGCGCCACCACCGGGTGACGCTGGACAGCGTCATCGCGGCCATGGCCGAGATAGGGCGCGACATGAACGCCAAGTTCAAGGAAACCTCTTCCGGCGGACTTGCTGTCAGCGTTGTGGAGTGCTGA
- the gap gene encoding type I glyceraldehyde-3-phosphate dehydrogenase, which produces MIKLGMNGFGRIGRYLVRLLADTDDLGVVAINARADNASLARLFKYDSCHGTFRGEVAHDDAGLIVNGRRIAVTRERAGEWKWKDLGIDISVETTGTIKDRAGLAQHLACGAKKSVISAPAKDADVTVVMGVNHGDYDPAKHDVISAASCTTNCLAPAAKTIHEAFGIRHGLMTTVHSYTMSQRILDGSHKDPRRARAAALSMIPTTTGAAKATTLVIPALVGKLDGMAVRVPTPNVSLVDLTCELERPTSVEEVNALLKAAAEGPLLGNMGYTEEPLVSVDYMGSIYGGVVDALCTSVIDGTMLKLIIWYDNEAGFTNQLVRLLRMVGKDI; this is translated from the coding sequence ATGATCAAGCTTGGGATGAACGGTTTCGGCCGCATCGGTCGCTACCTCGTCAGACTGCTGGCCGACACCGACGACCTTGGCGTGGTGGCCATCAACGCCCGCGCCGACAACGCCTCGCTGGCCCGCCTGTTCAAGTACGATTCGTGCCACGGCACCTTCCGGGGTGAAGTGGCCCACGACGACGCCGGGCTCATCGTCAACGGACGCCGCATCGCCGTCACCCGCGAGCGCGCGGGCGAATGGAAGTGGAAGGACCTTGGCATCGACATCTCGGTGGAAACCACCGGCACCATCAAGGACCGCGCGGGCCTTGCGCAGCACCTGGCCTGCGGCGCGAAGAAATCGGTCATCAGCGCCCCGGCCAAGGACGCCGACGTCACCGTGGTCATGGGCGTGAACCATGGCGATTACGACCCGGCGAAGCACGACGTGATTTCCGCCGCCTCGTGCACCACCAACTGTCTGGCTCCCGCCGCCAAGACCATCCACGAGGCGTTCGGCATCAGGCACGGCCTGATGACCACGGTGCACTCGTACACCATGAGCCAGCGCATCCTGGACGGTTCGCACAAGGACCCGCGCCGCGCCCGTGCCGCCGCGCTGTCCATGATTCCCACCACCACCGGGGCGGCCAAGGCCACCACGCTGGTCATTCCCGCGCTTGTCGGCAAGCTGGACGGCATGGCCGTGCGCGTGCCCACACCCAACGTGTCGCTGGTGGACCTGACCTGCGAACTGGAACGCCCCACCAGCGTCGAAGAAGTGAACGCCCTGCTGAAGGCCGCGGCCGAGGGACCGCTGCTGGGCAACATGGGCTACACCGAAGAACCGCTGGTGTCCGTGGACTACATGGGTTCCATCTACGGCGGTGTGGTTGATGCGCTGTGCACCAGCGTCATCGACGGCACCATGCTGAAGCTGATCATCTGGTACGACAACGAAGCGGGCTTCACCAACCAGCTCGTGCGACTGTTGCGCATGGTCGGCAAGGACATCTAG
- the fba gene encoding class II fructose-1,6-bisphosphate aldolase, whose protein sequence is MPLTGPKQMFERAYKEGYAIGAFNVNNMEIIQGIMQAGGEEKAPLILQVSAGARKYAGQNYIVKLIEAALLDTDLPVVLHLDHGQDFNICKDCIDGGFTSVMYDGSHLPYEENIAVTKQVVEYAHARGVWVEAELGQLAGVEDEVSAEHSVYTDPDQAVDFVKRTGCDSLAIAIGTSHGAYKFTGDAKLDFARLEKITNMLPGYPLVLHGASSVPQEFVEMANTYGGKVGGAKGVPEDLLRKAATFGVCKINIDTDIRLAMTATIRKQFMEKPADFDPRSYLKPARDAVKNMVQHKIRNVLGCSNKI, encoded by the coding sequence ATGCCGCTGACCGGTCCCAAGCAGATGTTCGAGCGGGCCTACAAGGAAGGGTACGCCATCGGCGCCTTCAACGTGAACAACATGGAGATCATCCAGGGTATCATGCAGGCGGGCGGTGAAGAAAAGGCCCCGCTGATCCTTCAGGTTTCCGCCGGTGCCCGCAAGTACGCCGGGCAGAACTACATCGTGAAGCTCATCGAGGCGGCCCTGCTGGACACCGACCTGCCGGTGGTGCTGCACCTGGACCACGGCCAGGACTTCAACATCTGCAAGGACTGCATCGACGGCGGTTTCACCTCGGTCATGTATGACGGTTCGCACCTGCCGTACGAAGAGAACATTGCCGTCACCAAGCAGGTGGTGGAATACGCCCACGCGCGCGGCGTGTGGGTGGAAGCGGAACTGGGCCAGCTGGCGGGCGTGGAGGACGAGGTTTCGGCCGAACATTCGGTGTACACCGACCCCGACCAGGCCGTGGACTTCGTGAAGCGCACCGGCTGCGATTCGCTGGCCATCGCCATCGGCACCAGCCACGGGGCCTACAAGTTCACGGGTGATGCCAAACTGGACTTCGCGCGGCTGGAAAAGATCACCAACATGCTGCCCGGCTATCCGCTGGTGCTGCATGGTGCATCCAGCGTGCCGCAGGAATTCGTGGAAATGGCCAACACCTACGGCGGCAAGGTGGGCGGCGCCAAGGGCGTGCCCGAGGACCTGCTGCGCAAGGCGGCCACCTTCGGCGTGTGCAAGATCAACATCGATACCGACATCCGCCTGGCCATGACCGCCACCATTCGCAAGCAGTTCATGGAAAAACCGGCGGACTTCGACCCGCGCTCGTACCTCAAGCCCGCGCGCGATGCCGTGAAGAACATGGTGCAGCACAAGATTCGCAACGTGCTGGGCTGCTCGAACAAGATCTAA
- the surE gene encoding 5'/3'-nucleotidase SurE has product MIVALTNDDGIQAPGLRAMYKALLDAGHEVHVVAPVTEQSAVGHAVTISLPLRVKEFHENGFRGRGVYGTPTDCVKLGLSCLLDKKPDVVVSGINAGANVGPDILYSGTVSAATEAAHMGYPALAVSYDSFRPADLSGQAAHAAGLLATLDWKALPARCVVNLNYPALPMPEVKGVRACPQTRAVWKDWYDHRTDPRGSSYWWLNGVIPPETVAPGTDRALLTEGWITLTPLRFDFTDHAAMELLAGVQCENTGGQTNGQTGGEI; this is encoded by the coding sequence ATGATCGTAGCCCTGACCAACGACGACGGCATCCAGGCACCCGGCCTGCGCGCCATGTACAAGGCCCTGCTGGACGCCGGGCACGAAGTGCACGTGGTGGCCCCGGTCACCGAACAATCCGCCGTGGGCCACGCCGTGACCATCAGCCTGCCCCTGCGGGTGAAGGAATTCCACGAAAATGGCTTTCGCGGGCGCGGGGTGTACGGCACCCCCACCGACTGCGTGAAGCTGGGCCTGTCCTGCCTGCTGGACAAGAAGCCCGATGTGGTGGTGTCGGGCATCAACGCCGGGGCCAACGTGGGTCCGGACATCCTGTACTCCGGTACGGTGTCCGCCGCGACGGAGGCGGCGCACATGGGCTACCCCGCCCTGGCCGTGTCCTACGATTCGTTCCGGCCCGCCGATCTTTCCGGGCAGGCCGCCCACGCCGCCGGGCTGCTGGCCACACTGGACTGGAAGGCCCTGCCCGCCCGTTGCGTGGTGAACCTGAACTACCCCGCCCTGCCCATGCCCGAGGTGAAGGGCGTGCGCGCCTGCCCCCAGACCCGCGCGGTATGGAAGGACTGGTACGATCACCGGACGGACCCGCGCGGCAGCTCGTACTGGTGGCTGAACGGGGTCATTCCGCCGGAAACGGTGGCCCCCGGCACCGACCGCGCCCTGCTGACCGAAGGGTGGATCACCCTTACCCCGTTGCGCTTCGACTTCACCGACCACGCGGCCATGGAACTGCTGGCCGGGGTGCAGTGCGAGAATACCGGCGGCCAGACCAACGGTCAGACTGGCGGCGAGATATAG